A DNA window from Deltaproteobacteria bacterium contains the following coding sequences:
- the truA gene encoding tRNA pseudouridine(38-40) synthase TruA, translating into MVNSGWWIVAIRIKLTLQYKGTAYCGWQVQPNGVTIQEILEKTLHRLFQKKINVIGSGRTDSGVHALGQVGHFDVPVDGGSWMVDGKLQRFVHSLNSLLPDDIAVIDAKIVPDTFHAQKSAKKKIYDYFILNSRIRSPFLTDTVWQIPVPLDIKKMRQAAKLLIGEHDFRAFCASDSTAKTTVRQIYRISIGKIPLNPPLTKGESKGDLIRIAISGNGFLKYMVRNVVGTLVEVGKGRMTVTEFKKAFRSCDRKRTGQTAPARGLVLRKVVY; encoded by the coding sequence ATGGTGAATAGTGGATGGTGGATAGTGGCAATTCGAATCAAGCTTACACTTCAGTACAAAGGAACCGCTTATTGCGGCTGGCAGGTCCAACCGAACGGCGTCACGATTCAGGAAATTCTGGAGAAGACCCTCCATCGCCTGTTTCAGAAAAAAATAAACGTTATCGGTTCAGGCAGGACCGACTCCGGCGTGCATGCGCTGGGGCAGGTGGGGCATTTTGATGTTCCGGTGGATGGTGGATCGTGGATGGTGGATGGTAAACTACAAAGATTTGTACACAGTTTAAACTCACTTCTTCCTGATGACATTGCCGTCATTGATGCCAAGATTGTTCCCGACACCTTCCACGCCCAAAAATCGGCGAAGAAAAAAATCTATGACTATTTTATTCTCAATTCCCGCATCCGTTCCCCGTTTTTGACCGACACTGTCTGGCAGATTCCCGTCCCACTTGACATAAAGAAGATGCGTCAGGCCGCAAAACTTCTGATTGGCGAGCACGACTTCAGGGCCTTTTGCGCCTCGGACAGCACCGCCAAGACAACCGTCCGACAAATTTATCGGATATCGATTGGAAAAATCCCCCTTAATCCCCCTTTGACAAAGGGGGAATCAAAGGGGGATTTGATCAGAATTGCAATTAGCGGCAACGGCTTCTTAAAATATATGGTCCGCAACGTTGTCGGCACTTTGGTGGAGGTGGGGAAGGGGAGGATGACGGTGACTGAATTCAAGAAGGCCTTCAGAAGTTGCGACCGGAAACGGACGGGCCAGACCGCCCCGGCGAGGGGGTTGGTGTTGCGGAAG